Proteins from one Cydia fagiglandana chromosome 13, ilCydFagi1.1, whole genome shotgun sequence genomic window:
- the LOC134669968 gene encoding acyl carrier protein, mitochondrial isoform X1 has protein sequence MAAANLVRSAFSGLLRKSTTYRTPVVCRLSTVALQQKYHTVKTAVTLYNNKYLQNGVQSHRMQPYSSGPQTKPSPKEIEERVLKVCQAYDKLTQVKLDVNCHFMNDLGLDSLDHVEIIMAMEDEFGFEIPDGDAERLVRPKDIIQYIADKEDIYE, from the exons ATGGCTGCTGCGAATCTTGTCCGAAGTGCTTTTAGCGGATTATTACGAAAATCCACCACATATAGAACTCCGGTAGTATGCCGGCTTTCGACCGTCGCTCTACAACAAAAATACCATACAGTGAAAACCGCTGTAACCTTATACAATAACAAGTACCTGCAAAATGGG GTGCAATCTCATCGTATGCAACCATACTCGTCAGGGCCCCAGACGAAGCCCTCTCCGAAAGAGATCGAGGAGCGAGTGCTGAAAGTGTGCCAAGCTTACGACAAACTGACTCAAGTCAAG TTGGATGTGAACTGCCACTTTATGAATGACCTGGGCTTGGACTCCCTTGATCATGTAGAAATCATCATGGCTATGGAAGACGAATTCGGTTTTGAAATTCCCGACGGAGATGCGGAGAGGCTTGTAAGGCCCAAGGACATTATCCAATACATTGCCGACAAAGAGGACATCTATGAATAA
- the LOC134669968 gene encoding acyl carrier protein, mitochondrial isoform X2: MAAANLVRSAFSGLLRKSTTYRTPVVCRLSTVALQQKYHTVKTAVTLYNNKYLQNGSQKVGVRHYSAGPPLSLELIQQRVLLVLKLYDKISAEKLDVNCHFMNDLGLDSLDHVEIIMAMEDEFGFEIPDGDAERLVRPKDIIQYIADKEDIYE, from the exons ATGGCTGCTGCGAATCTTGTCCGAAGTGCTTTTAGCGGATTATTACGAAAATCCACCACATATAGAACTCCGGTAGTATGCCGGCTTTCGACCGTCGCTCTACAACAAAAATACCATACAGTGAAAACCGCTGTAACCTTATACAATAACAAGTACCTGCAAAATGGG AGCCAGAAAGTCGGTGTCCGCCACTACAGTGCGGGCCCCCCGCTCTCGCTTGAGCTCATACAACAGAGAGTCCTTCTAGTTCTGAAACTTTATGACAAAATTAGTGCTGAAAAG TTGGATGTGAACTGCCACTTTATGAATGACCTGGGCTTGGACTCCCTTGATCATGTAGAAATCATCATGGCTATGGAAGACGAATTCGGTTTTGAAATTCCCGACGGAGATGCGGAGAGGCTTGTAAGGCCCAAGGACATTATCCAATACATTGCCGACAAAGAGGACATCTATGAATAA